Genomic segment of Sarcophilus harrisii chromosome 4, mSarHar1.11, whole genome shotgun sequence:
gtcatgtacaactctttgtaaccccttttggggatttcttctgataaagatactagagtggtttgccatttccttctcattagctcattttatagatgtggaaactgaggcaaaatgacttgcccagggttcaAACAATTAGTAAgtgcctaaggccagatttaGTGAGTCTTCTTGAccctaggcctggcactctgtctactgcaccatctCACTAACTGTTTTTATATAACTAGTGTCTAGAATAATTCTTCTGTAGTGAATGTTTACTGGAAGCCTGTTGGATTTAACTAAGCTGAACAAGCTAATTTCTAGATATTGGTAAAACCTGCAAGTGAAGATGTGGGTCTGAAAGAGGGCTAGAAGAGAGGAGCAGaatcaataaaaatctttttttaaatttaaaaaaaaatatttcagggaCTTAAATGTTTGTCAACAGataagaaagcaaggaaaagacAAGATACCTACGAAAAAAGATGGCTAAAAAAGCTAGGATTGATCTAAAAAGCTGGGAGAAAGGATTAAgagggatcatagatttggataGCAGGATTAATCTATAAATAAGAGTCTCCTCCAAGTTTTCCTAAAAATACTGCCTTCCTCTTATTTTGGCCATAGACAAggctattatatttattttttaaggtatcATTTATGGTCCTTTACTATTCCTATCATTGTACACTAATGTTACATAAATTTTTAAGCTCAAAAGATACTTATCTTagttcattattaatattaaactgAATTCCTTCTTTGAAATCTCCAGATTATCTCAAACAAACTTCTATAAAATCCTTTCTGCTGTTGCATTTGTGGTACAAGGTTAAACCTAGATTTTTGGGGACCAAGACAATAAATCCAGCCTAGACTCTAACCAGGTTAAGAAGGTTCTCAGTAGAGATCATAATATGATAATAGAATGACTTCGCTCTGGAGACCAGAATCCACCCAACTATAGACAGTCTCCTCAGTAGAAGGGTGATTTCTTGGTGATGACTTCTTTGGTATGACAACcttggaaacaaagaaaaatgcgAAATGGCCCCCTGGCTTATGTGGCTCCCTTTGTCTTCTTCAGTGACAGTGACagtaaaggaaagagaggaggttAAGAATTACTAATTTTAACCCTTTATGAAACACCACTGAACTACTGGTGCTCTAAATGTCCTATAACCTTGTCCTATAACCAATGAGTGTATGTGATACTGGAGAAACTAAATAGtattattcttgaccttttcacTATAAATGAAACCACATGAAGGAGACTGCAGCTAAATGAAAAGTGTAGCTCAGCATTCTCCTTTAATAAGAAGAATGGGTAGGATTTGTGTTCTCATAACCAAAGGCAACAAGAAGCATTATTTCAAGGAGCATTTGATCATTTCATATGGGTGGTGCTCAGAATAAGTATTTACAAAAAGAATATCATGAAAATTGCAGCTTATGCCCAAAAATCTGttgcagaagataaaatagaaaaaggatgtggagaacaaaataaaattctccaaaataaatcaatatttagtGACTTCAATCAATACTCAGTTATTTCAATGCAAGAGGTGGGACTTATGAAGACTGTgagaaatatattggaaaatacaGGTCAGAAATAAGGATTAAGAGGTTCCAAAGACTTTTAGAATACACAAAAGACTCATGTTTCTAtatcatgaataattttcaagaaaacaaatggaaggTACAAGACATTATGaacataaaaaaatcataaagaaaatgaaacaatacaGATTTTAAGCAGACAAGAAATGACTCATTATTGATGTGGTAGTTAATATTGACAACTAACCTATTTAGGCAATTTACttattggaatctttacaaagtgttaagccattggagttaatttaatcttagaaagaattattttgggccagaacttgaactaggtactaagtacaactgatggaaacaatgcttgtgttcacacctttagagagctcataagtatctaagaactcaatggagttcacatgtttgggagatttcagagagcatgctgggagatatcccacaatcccactctcagagaagtagcataaattcAGTTCCTATGAGCCACTCGAAGGAGTTCTGGGAAACTTCCactggggttggagacagagcactctgggagatacagaagacTACTCGCCTCAgatggagattgagaagccacgagtcggagctggctggaggctgaagaaagcagaggcagaagccaaggacaaagctgcaagatctcttggagccaggcggAGAGATAgacctcaactaaccaggctaatttggaaggagaaataaacgcttgcatttttagcagctggctgcgatttcggagtaattatttatttcaactgagactaaagctgcctccaagaaaaccacCACATTTACTGATGATGAAAATAGGAAGTGGatgaaataaaaaacatagaaaaatatctaatttcacttttcagttttattgatgtaAATCAATTACTGTAACAAGGCATgtaacatagtggatagaatgctgaactaCAGTATTGAAGACCCAAGTTCTAATGTTCCTTCAGCCACTTATTTGGCCAAGTCACCCCAGACAACTTACTTATTAACCTGTCTGtgctagtttcctcatctgtaaaattaggggatctgtaaaattagcatctacctcatggggttgttgtgagaatcaaatgtttAAACATATGTAAGGCATTCTGCAAATCCTGAAACacatacaaatgttagctattattattattattattattactattatcaacaaaagaaattaaaaagcactTTATTCAGCAAATACTTGATTTAACTATCAAGTGGAGAGATACACCAGCCAGTaagataaatacaataaataataataataaacacaaagaataataacaacaagaagGATGACAGAAGGTTAAGAACTGTATCGTTTTATTAAATAGAGAAGCAATAGCAAAACTAATTCAGAGAAACCTTAACAAGAGATTCACTTAAGCAAAATCAGCTTGAGGGCACTGAGGATGACAATGGAGGGGAAcaaacaaaggaagaaatggacatATCTATGaagatttttccccctgagataattggggttaaatgactcgcccagggtcaaacagctaggaaatgttaagtgtctgaggccagatttgaactcaggtcctcttgacttcagggatagtgctctacccactgcaccacctagctgccctatgaaGGTTTTTATAACCAGATATTTAATCATCATCAAAGACAGAAGATCTACCATGCTTTAACTTTTAACATCATGGGTGCACTTGGGTAGAAACAGTATTCAAAAGAACATTGTTGAAATCACCTGGTTAGACCAAGGATGCATAGAAGACCTTCACTGGGTACACACAATTGAAAGAACAGCAAGGATTTAatgtaagacaaaaaaaaaaaaaaaaaaaaaaggtaaatgcaACCATATCCAAAACACCAATCTCAAAACTCAGCGAGAAACAGGAAGAATTTTACATGTGAAATTCCAGTAAATGATATCTCTACACTACACAACTGACTGAAAGACGTGGAAAGAACAAGCTCACTATacttatttattatgttaaacaaaacaacaatacaGTTATATTCAGGGGGGCAGGCAAGACACAGATTTATGGGCTCTCTACTACCTAAGCCTCAGCTATGACATAATCAATAGAGAACTGGGCTTGAGGTCAATAAAATCTGGGTTAAAGCCTCACTTCTAACACTAACTGGTGATGTCAATGAAATCACGGGTCTAATCTCTATCCCATACTCAAAAAGGTATAACAGGAAAAATAACCTTGATTAATGACGGCTAATATCAAGTGAGGCATAAAACATGGAGATTGATGCTTGCCAAAGATGTTGATCTCTGATTTACAGAAGAGGTCTATGCTGAACAGTTAAGTCCTCCATATGTTCTTGTTTAGAAAAGACATTGTGCTGGTTACATTAAGCTGTGTAATACTGCAGAGCCTCCTAGAAGAGATCCATAATCACTCAAGAGAGTTTGCCTAATCATACAAACAGGAAAAACTCAGTAACTGAAAAGTGCTTCTGTAGAAATATTTGAACTATGGAATCAATCAATATGCATTATGTATGAGGCAAGGGTGTGTGGTCAATGGTTTCCCATCACGTacgagttttaaagaaaaaaagaaaaggaacaaaggaCTCTTATAAAGGTGTAAGTGAGAACAGAGTCATTCCTAGCATGAAGAACAACCAGTGCAAAATCACGAAGATTGAAGATGGAATACTGTGTATGAGAAACAATAGAAGTGCAGATTTGGCTTGACCAAAGAGGATGGATAGAGAACTTTAAAGAGTAAATAGAAGAGCTATTCTACTTATTCTTCTATTTAGGATATAATCCTAAAGGCatataggaagccactggagttaaTTGAAGGGAGGAGTGATGTAGTCAAACTCACACtttgaagaaaatcattttaataactttatataTAAGACAAGTTGGAAAATAGAAGGACTTGAGGCAAAGGCTAATTAAGAGGCTACTACAATTGTCCAGACAGGGTTGATAGTCAtataagtaaaaagagaaaatatgtaaaaataaaaaatattatgtagACATGAATGACAAGACCTGTCAACTGAAGAGCTATGTGTGATGAGACTAAGGAGTCAAGAAAAATATTATAGTTACAAACAACTTGCAAATAGACTGGAAAGAGAGTGATATCCTAGACAtaagaaataaagtataaaagCATATTAGGGTGAAAGATAATTAGTTCTATTTCAGACATGTTGGGTTTGAAATGCCAATGAGATATCCAGTCCTATATGTTTAACACATAActgaagattatatatatatatatgcatatatatatatatatatatacacacacacacatatatatctgggTGCATAGACAGATAAGCAGACAGGTAGATAGACTGGCATAAAGAAAATTGAACTTGTGGGAACTGATACAGTCACTGAGAAAAAGAGTAGAAGATAGAATATGAAGAGCCTAGAATAGATTTTTGGGGTATATCCCAACTATAGAGCATATTAAGGATCATAAActaataaaggaaacaaaaagaaaataagcagatAGGTAGGAGAGCCAAAAGGAAGCACTGTCTTAAAAACCCCTAGATGAGGCTGGACCATAGTGATATAAACAGGCATAAATACATGGAATATCCAAatatgtaatgggccagaattctggagaaatgtacttgaaacaaggatttttacaacaaggtgttaactcagtggaattgttaagacaatgattatctagtttagcatggtgattaatagttctctagttcagtatgactgatttaatcttacaacaaataatggttcccttagtgttataatgattggcttatactcagtataatgaatgaaattaattgtaatagagcatttaagaggtcagagtcagacctagagacagagtcagagacagactcagagaagacagaggactggaggctggtaCTCAagctgagacagacttcaagacagagaccatcgTGGTGGCTCTCCTACTACTTCCTctaaagaaactaagacccattccagagggcctccagaaagctagctgaacaccaggtgaaggagacagactgtgaaggagatcataaagaatttggactttatccctggctattcttgtggtgattactcagctgaaacgaaggctggcccagagacttccagaaagttaaccagaacattacacaaATATATCTGGGATAAACACAATACATAGACAATGAGCTATACCCAaaacaggaggaagaggaaagggtgTTGGATTATTTTTGGGAATTGCAAAAGTCCATGAATAATCTCAACCTCCACCTATAATGAAAGCAAtaatataatagcaaaaaaaatagcaattttaatagcaataaaaaaaaagtcaatcagcAATTCCTGCTACAGATGATTGACACGAGGTGATAGACAGGCTTGTACTTCTGTTGTCTTGTTATTCTGTCTCTTTGTACTGACGTTATACATATGCTATTGAGCAATCCTATATTGCAGCTGAATCAAGACTAGCATCCACCTGAGAAAAGAACTAGAGTGATGACTTTTCAATCCCTGCTTTACTTGTAACATGTGTAAATATCCAAAACAGTAAATATactggggaaaatataaatataatccaatcccctgaaaaaacaatttagaatataTCATATTGAAAATATGTAACATAAATAACCACGCAATTCTCTTGGTCTGAAACCAAATCATGAATCTTGTCAAAATACCAAAGATCCAAGAACTCTCTATATTAAAGATATGTACAATTTTGATCTTAGCTGTTCTTCATTATGATTGAACCATTTGCCATCTGAATTTCACTAGCTTCAAAGAGTTACACAATTAAATTTACATATTTACTGTTTTATAAATCCTAAGAGAAAACCATACATAATATATAAGTTCTAAATGTCATTCTGAcactaaaataatatttaaaagtcaCTTTGGACAAAAATTTCAATTTGttacatttacaaaatgagacTTTACTTCTGATGTCTTGCTTATTCATGTTCTCACCTACCTctctctttagtttttctttcctcAGTTCTATTTGTTTTTGTCGCTCTTTCTGTCGAGGTGAAAGACAGTATGTTGAGTTTATTGGTGAAATATTTGCAGATTGTACTCTGCGGCTAGATTTCCCACTCCCTTTGCTTCTTCGTGTGTTGACTGCTGAGCTTGGACGATATTTGGGATTGGCTGGTGGTTGGGGAAAATAAACTAGTGGTTCACCTGTGGATGTGTGAGCAATAACATGTGACTTTACCAGGAGGTCTTCCTTTTTAATCCCAATCATCCCATTTGTAGTTGAGTTGGAAGAGCGAGGCGATAACTGCTGATTTTCGATCTCAGTTATGTTAACATTAATGGGGGGTAAAAAGCCCTGGCTCTCAATGTCTTGTAAACTCAGGAGCTCAAACTTTCCGTCTCTCTCCACTAGTATCTTCCCATCCTTATATTCCTCACTACTGCCATTAGTTAGTGAAAGGAGCACACTCTCTGGTGTAAGTTCACCAGAAATACGCAGCTGTGACAGTTTCCCAGACACATCTCTCTCACTTTCATTATCATTTCTGTAATTTTCTGTATCTTCCAGAGGAGGCACTTCCAGATCTACTAACTTGtctttgaatttaagttttctttctctcttttcgtTGACAGGCTCTTGAGTCTCCAAAATCTTGTTAGCTGTGACAATCTTTTCCATAATGTATCGCTTTACTTCCTCATCCTCCTCATCCTCAAGCTCCTTTTGGCTTTCCGCCTTGCTCTCCTGGAATGAATTTTCACTGTCCGAATCAGATACAGGATCCAAAGGTTGAATGCTAGGTACAGAGATGAAGTTATTTCGCCTCGGTGACATCTCATCCTTTGATACTTTGTCATTTTCAGGAAGCTGTTTTGTATCCTCTCCTCCTTTATCgttctctttctgttcttcattagtatcttcttccttttcactaGACATCTAAAAAGAAATCAAGTTCTCTTTcagagaatttattaagtataattCAACCCagcaaaaaattatatatatatattatatattttatacaagcatattatgtatatatatatatatttctatagttaATTTACTTTCTCTAGGAAAAAGTGTTTCTTATAATAGCACACTTGTGATAAGTGTTACATATTGACAATTTAAATATGATACTCTATAATGTGCAATTATATCATAAAATAGCTCATAAAAGAATTACATATACATGaaagatgttttgaaaatttttactCAATTTTACTTTGGTataaaaggttttatttaaaTACTGCATTAACATgtttaataaacatatttattctgCAGCATAAAGGGTTATTAACTATATGCTGACAGTTTTACTTGGGAATTCCCtatctatatttttctctccatttacacCTTAAATATTTCCTCCACATGATGCTCcccttcaaaataaaaaaaaaacttaaaatgtaatCTCCATGAAAAGaggatttaaaatctttttcctttctgtcctcAAGGCCTAAGACAGTAGAGTgcatatatagtaagtgcttaatgtgAGATGATTTTAATTGAAATCCTACAGGAagagagcaaatacaaaatgaactGTGCTCACCAGTGCATTTTGGGACAGCCTGAGATAtgtgatgtaaaaattttcccctaatTAACAATGTTCCCTCTTATCATAACTATATTGACTTTGTTCatataaaagctttaaaatgtaatgttgttGAAATTGTCTGTTTTGTCTTTTATGATTCCACTCGTCCTTTATTTTGGCTATTCTCCTCCTCACTATAGTTGTAAAAGGCACCTTCTCCTCCGTCTTAGTCTGAATTTTTAAAGCAACAACCTTTTATAGTTAGGTCACCTGTTCATTTGGAAATTTATTGTAGCATTTAGTGGAATTTGTGGTCCAAATTGCTTTTCTACTACAAACACTTTCCAGTTTTCTAAATAGTTCCCGTCAAATACAGTCCCTCTCCCAAGAGATTATTCTTTGTTTAACTGAGTATtaaagctatcatttctaattCTTACTTATCCAAACTGCTGTATTAATCTACTTTTCTATGTTTGAACCAAATGTCATTTTGTACGATTAGTGCTTTATTATACGGTTTCATGTCTGGAAATATTATCCATTACTTATCcctaacatttttttcattatttcccttaacATTCTAGATTTTGTCTAGTGAGATAAAGTAACTAACTCCTTAATAATTTGAATGACATAGACTCTTTGGGGGGCCCCCTTTTCTCCTACATCTCtctttttgtgacctcatctATTGCCATGGATTTAAAAATCTTCTCTCTAAATATAGCTCTAAAACCCACGTTATCTAGTCCCAAGGTCTCTCCTTAATTGCAATACTGCAAAATCAATTGCCTACTGGATATTTTGAACTGGATATCCCATTAGCATCTCAATTTCAACATGTCAAAAAATTTCATCATCTTCCCCTCAAAAATATCTTTCTTCCAGACTTTTACTTTTTGTTATGGGTACCACCATCCTTGATGTCACTCAGGTTCACAACCTAAAAGTCATCCTTAATTTAACttcacatatacacacttatagCTACCAATCAGTTTTTAACACTTGTGGATTCTACGTCCACAAATTCTCCAGCATCTATCTACAACTTTCTCTCTACTTCTACACATATGTTTCCAAATCAGGTTTTCATCAGTCTTGCCTGAACTACACAAAAAAACTTGGGAGAATTGGTCTCCCTGGCTCATGCATTCCTTTCACCAAGCCATGGTCCACCCCCAATACCAAAGTGACTTTCACACAGGTGTAACtgtatttctttctcccttgctCAACTAACAAATGGTTCAaatttctgtttggcatttaaagctcggTACAGGAAAAGGATAGACCTTATCAGCACTATCACACATACTTCCTTCTACAACCTGACCAAACTGGtattcttgctgttcctcacacatgtcACCATCCTCCCAGCTCTCTGTCTTTACTTGATTGCCCCCCAAACCTGGAATGCATTCCCAATCCCTGccttcctagtttccttcagtGCTCAG
This window contains:
- the CCDC181 gene encoding coiled-coil domain-containing protein 181 isoform X2; the encoded protein is MNEKKDADLMESGEYEDDFEKDLEWLINEEEKNQVGSTEMSSEKEEDTNEEQKENDKGGEDTKQLPENDKVSKDEMSPRRNNFISVPSIQPLDPVSDSDSENSFQESKAESQKELEDEEDEEVKRYIMEKIVTANKILETQEPVNEKRERKLKFKDKLVDLEVPPLEDTENYRNDNESERDVSGKLSQLRISGELTPESVLLSLTNGSSEEYKDGKILVERDGKFELLSLQDIESQGFLPPINVNITEIENQQLSPRSSNSTTNGMIGIKKEDLLVKSHVIAHTSTGEPLVYFPQPPANPKYRPSSAVNTRRSKGSGKSSRRVQSANISPINSTYCLSPRQKERQKQIELRKEKLKREEEQRKREEEKEKKRENEMVFRAWLQKKKEHFMEMRRIQRAKEMEDMNSRSYYIHHLIN
- the CCDC181 gene encoding coiled-coil domain-containing protein 181 isoform X1, which translates into the protein MNEKKDADLMESGEYEDDFEKDLEWLINEEEKNQVGSTEMSSEKEEDTNEEQKENDKGGEDTKQLPENDKVSKDEMSPRRNNFISVPSIQPLDPVSDSDSENSFQESKAESQKELEDEEDEEVKRYIMEKIVTANKILETQEPVNEKRERKLKFKDKLVDLEVPPLEDTENYRNDNESERDVSGKLSQLRISGELTPESVLLSLTNGSSEEYKDGKILVERDGKFELLSLQDIESQGFLPPINVNITEIENQQLSPRSSNSTTNGMIGIKKEDLLVKSHVIAHTSTGEPLVYFPQPPANPKYRPSSAVNTRRSKGSGKSSRRVQSANISPINSTYCLSPRQKERQKQIELRKEKLKREEEQRKREEEKEKKRENEMVFRAWLQKKKEHFMEMRRIQRAKEMEDMNSRQENRDPQQAFRLWLKKKHEEQIKERQIEELRRQEECLFFLRGAEGRDRAFKQWLKRKRIEKLAEQQAAKERARQLRVEARRSKQLQNLLYNISETKPFRFTDHYS